In the genome of Lathyrus oleraceus cultivar Zhongwan6 chromosome 4, CAAS_Psat_ZW6_1.0, whole genome shotgun sequence, the window atttttaatatttgaacatttattaaccaacttcatcACTTCATTAATCAACTTTTTTCTTTTCATTAATCAACTTTGTTTTATTACTAAAACCTACTTTTAATATCTGAGAGTTTATTTACGAACTTAATCACTtcattaattaattttttatattttattaatcaattttgTTTTATTATAAAAAATCATTGTTTATGCACTGTGCATATGCACGGACACTGTTCACGGGATATTATTCACGCACATGTATTGTTTACTTGGCACTGTTCATGCACTATTGACGATACTATTTGTCGTATTTATGAACAATGCACACAGTGTATTGTATGATATTGGTGTAAGCATATCATTCGTGTAAACGGAATGAGATTTCCTTATTATTGAAACCTCCACATTTACCTATTCAAGCGTTGATATCCATTTGATTAAAATTGGACGACTCTAATTTAAATATAATAATTTTATAACTATAATATAAGAATGAGTTTTTTTTTAACCATACTATCAAAGTTCGACGGCTAATAATATTTTGACGTAGTGAATGTTATTAGATCTGTTCATAACCTTATTATTTATATCGATATAGAAATCAAGAACAAAACTCTAAAATAATCCCTATGAGTCGATAACCCATATCAGAATTCAACCAGAGAATAAAAGCGAAAGCGTACATGTGTTTGCCGTTGTGAATCACGGAAGGTTTGCAAGTATTTGATCTTCCAATTTGTAGAGTTTCCTTATGGAAACTTGAATCTCCTCTGATGGGGATGAAGAGAGAATTTTTTGATGATCCGTTTTCACGTTGTCTACAAATGGGGACCACAACCCCTATAAATAACCTTAGGGTTATTTCTTAGTTTTCAATATTCTAATTTGTCCCCTCATCAAATTAGATATTGACTTATGGTATCTACACAATAATCTCATATTTCATGACATTTATGCTTTTAGTCACATACTTAATATTAATTAGATCACTACAGTTTTGGATAATTAAATAATGGCCCTAACACATGCAATATTACATTTGTGATCCAAAAATTCTAACAATCTCTCAGTGGTCACATATATAACTTTACACATGTTTTTGACTTTATGGGCTCAAAATTTGCCATTATATTTTTTAAGTATATCCAAAGTATCTCATCTATTAGTCATGTCAGTATACGGAATTAAAGTAATTTGTGTTATATCAATCATAACTAAACCCTTCAATGATCACTAATAATGACACAACTAAATGACATAGATCCATCATGAAATGTGCAGCATGAAAATCACATGAAGTTAGTTTGTATATGTCGATTTTCAACTGGTCCTACTTTACTTTAGTGAGATAATTCAATAAATTTATTGTATAAAATATAAACTACTGAATATCAAACTTTATTAATGGGAAAATATCAAAAATCATAGTCTGCATACATAATACCAAACACAGAACATAAAATTCATAATCGACTAACTTCTATTAAACCAAAGACTTCTCTAACGGTAAAACACCCATGCAAGCAGTGTGCTCATGAAAGACGCTGGGTGGAAGACCTTTTGTAAGAGGATATGCTATCATGGAGTTTTTCCTCAAGTGTTCTATGGAAATTTGTCCACTTTGTACCCTTTCCTTAACAAATAGGAACTTAATGTCAATATGTTTTGACTTGGTCAAGCTCCTATTATTGTTGGAATACATAATAGTTGATTTGTTGTCATAGTATAACTTAAGTAGCCTTTCAATTCCTTCCAGAATTTGTAGCTTATTGACAAGATTCCTCATTCAAATCCCATGGTTGGATGTCTCACAACATGCTATAAACTTTGCTTCCATGATGGATGAAGTTGTAAGAGTTTTCTTAGCACTGCACCATCAACCAACATGTAGATATAGTCTGAAGTGGATCTTTTACTGTCTTGGCATCCAGCAAAATCTGAGCCAGAGTATCCAGTGATCTCTAATTGGTCTGACCTCTTATATGTGAGCAAATAGTCTTTTGTTCTCTTTAAATGCCTCATAACCTTTTTGGCTGCTTTCCAATGATCCATTCCCGGATTGCTCAAATATTTGCCTAACACCCCAACTATAAACGCAATATCCATATGTGTATGCACTTAAGCATACTTCAGACTCCCTACAGTTGACGTGTAAGGAATCTTTTGCATTTCTTGAATTTCTAAGTTTCCTTTTGGGCATTGACTGAGACTAAATTTGTCTCCCTTAGCAATTGGAGTATCTCCTGATTTACATTCTTGCGTGCCACCTTTTAAGTATCTTTTCGATATAGCTGCTTAGTGATAATCCCATAATACCTCGAGATCGGTCCCGATGTATTTGAATTCCTAATACAAAGGAGGCGTCACCAAGATCTTTCATATTGAATGTTCTTGATAGAAATTTCTTGGTTTCGTGCATCATGCCTATATCATTGGCGGCaagcaatatgtcatcaacatataggACCAGGAAAATGTATTTACTCCCACTGAATTTGTGATACACACAATCTTCAACAAGATTCACCTTAAAACCAAATGAGATAATTACTTCATGAAACTTGTGGTACCACTGACGAGATGCTTGTTTTTGTCCATAAATGGATTTTATTAATTTGCAAACCATATTCTTTGAGTCTCCCGACACAAACTTTTCTAGTTGCACCATATAGATCGTTTCATCAATGTTGCCATTAAGGAAAACCgtcttgacatccatttgatggAGTTCCAAATTATAATGTGCAACAAGAGCCATGATTTTCGTAAAAGAGTCTTTCGATGAAATCGAAGAAAAAGTCTCTTTAAAGTCAATCCCTTCCTTTTGACTATAACCCTTAGCCATAAGATGAACTTTATACCTCTCCACATTACCGTTAGAATCTCGTTTGGTCTTAAAAATCCATTTGCAACCAATAGGTGTCACACCTTCTAGTAAcgggacaagttcccaaacttaTTTGTCTTGCATGGACTTATACTCCTCATTCATTGCTTCAATCCATTTTTCCAAGTTGGAATCTTGCATGGCTTGACGGATGTTGATCGGATCATCTTCCATCATACCATTATTTTCCTCATGTTCTTAGAGAAAGACTATGTAATCATCCGGAATAGCATTTATCCTTTCTCTAGTGGATCTCCGCAAAGGTATTGGTTCTTGTAACAGTTATTCTTGAGGATTTTGAGTTTGTCCTTCATGAATTACCAAATCATCTTGAGTAGGAGGAAAGTCAACAATGTCTCGTGGAGGTTCCATACTTGCTTGATCAAAAGCAACTGTATGAATTAGTTCTGGAATTGTTACTGATTCTTCCTCTAAAACAAAGTCTTTAACCTCATTCGTCCCCCTAATCTCAATTTCTTCAAAGAATGTGGTTGTTCCCGTCTCAAAAACTGAATTTAATTTTGGATTGTAAAATTTATAGCCCCTAGATCTTTCAGAATAGCCAATAAAGTAACTTCACTATTCGGGAGTCCGATTTCTTTTCGTTTGGCCTATAAGGCCTTTCCTCGGCTGGATATCCCCACACATGAAAGTGTTTTAGACTAGGCTTTCACCCAGTCCAAAGTTCATAAGGTGTTTTGGCAGCTATTTTGTTGGTACTCTATTTAGAATATAAGATGTGGTCTTTAGTGTCTCTCCCCATAGTGACTCTGGAAAGGTAGAATGACAAATTGTACTCCTTACCATATCCTTAAGAGTTTGGTTCCGTCTTTCAGCAACATTGTTCATGTTAGGTGATCCTGGCATGGTGTATTGTGGGATGATTTCATATTCCTCTAGGTATTTGGAAAAAGGCCATGAACGTTGTTCACCTGAACCATCATATCTGTCGTAATATTCACTTCCACAGTCATATTTGAATTTCATAATTCTTTTGTTGAGTTGATTCTCAACATCGACCTTAAACAATTTGAACACATCCAATGATTGTGACTTTTCATGTATAATAAATATGTATGcatatctagaataatcatctATGAATGATATAAAATATTATTGGCCATTCCAAGAAGGTGTCGGAAATGGTCCATAAATGTCTGTATGTATCAATTCTAAGACATATGTAGCTCTATATGCAGCAAATTTCTTTGGTTTGGTATGTTTTCCTTTAACGCATTCAACACAAACATCAAAGTTCGTTAAGTTAATGGAATCTAAAATTCCATCAAACACTAGTCTCTCAACTCTATTTTTAGAGATGTGATCAAGACGTTTGTGCCATAATGCTCCTGAATTTTTATTATCAATTTTACGCTTAGTACCACGTGTTTCCACATTTAAGGATTCACCATAGATAGCTATTGTGTCAAGAAAATATAGATTATCAGGACTCATAAGTGAACCAGTTCCAACAATATTTGAACTAAAAGACAACTTAAACATATTATTCCCAAATGAACACAAATAACCTGATTTGTCCAAATAAGAAACTGAAATTAAATTTCGTCTAAACTACGACACAACAAAAGTGTCTTCTAAATCCAAATAAAATTCAATACTCAATAATAATCTAAAATTCTCTACAGCTTCCACCTCCACCGACTTTTCATCTCCAACATAAATGTATCTTTCAACGTCATTTGGCTTTCGGTAGTTGAGGCAACCATGCATTGAAACACTGATGTTAGTAGTTTCAACTGATTCTAACCACCAAGTGTTTCTAGGTAGTGAAGCTAAATTGACGTCATAACAGACCTAGGTGAGAAATGTATCTTTCTTTGCACACCAAGTGTGATATTTATGATATTTTTTCTTCACATGTCCAGACGTTTTGCAAAAGAAACAATTATCATCCtatctttgtttcttttatgGTGGAACACTTGCAACTTCATTCTTGGGCTCATAAATTTTCTTTCTTTTGCCCTTGTCTTTAGAGGTGCTAACAAAATGAGTACTTTTTGTCTTATCCTGTTTCATCCTTTCCTCTTCTTGCACACAAAATGAAATGGGCTCATTAAGAGACCATTTCTCCTTCTGATAGTTATAAGATATCTTAAACTGACCAAACTGTGAGGGAAGAGAAATTAATACTAAATGAATGAGCAAATCTTCAAAAAACTCAAGATTTAGTGTCTTAAGTTTTGAAACAATGTTTGACATGCTCATAATGTATTCACTTATATTTCTTTTGCCTTGATACTTCATGGAAATCAAGTTCTGAAGAAGAGTACTTATTTCCGCCTTATCGCTTTTCTTAAAGTGCTTTTCAATCTCAGCAAGGAAATCTTTGGCATTAGTTATATATTATGAAATGGTACCCCCAAAGACCTCAGGAATGTCGCGATTAATGATCATGAGACACATGCGATTGGAGTGATCCCACTTCTCATAATCTTTCCTTTGTTCAGAGGTGGTAGATTCCATATGAGAAGTAGGTTTATCTTTTCTTAATGCAAGGTCTAGATCCCTGCAACCAAGAATAATTTCTATGTTCTCTTGTCAGTCCTTGAAATTTGCCACATTAAGGACCGAAATTGAATTCAGATTAGTAGATATTGAAGCAATTGTAGTTGAAAAGACCAACAAAATTAAACATTCAATTATAAtcacataaaataaaataaaactgaATTATCAATTTTTTCAAATAAAGACATAACCATCAATATTGAGTCTTTGGACACTAATATTAACTGCGAGTGATACTCTTGTTGTAACGGTCAAACATTGATAATAAAAAAATATGCCGAATAATAAATCCCTATTTGGATTGATTTATTATTCACATGTAAGACCTCATAGTTATTACATATTTACCATCACAGGAACGTATGAAAATCGACCAACCACCAATTGTCCTTTGGGTCAATTGATACTTGCATGGAAAAAAACACACACAAACTAGTAAAAATTTCTTAACATTTTTCATAAGCAATTTCTATAAAAGAGATAACTTTGGCGACTTTTTCATTTCAACTACTTATTAAAGAATGTTAGATTACTGTATAAAATATAATTTGTAGCCAAATTTGAACAAAATTGatccaaaataaaataaaaattaaattataataacaataatataCATATTGCTTAATAAACAtgtaatataaaaaatataatattggagaaaaaaataatattgttggaaatccaccaaaacctatggagaatttcaatcaatcttgatgaacaagattgttatcacccacacaataacaatgaaatgagaagaacaatggagaaagaaagaaagtaatgaacaatgaaggagaagaagaattaaattctgtagagtttctctctgtccacaaactgtggaaaacttcttattcactttgcaactgcaaaatactgtgaatacaatgttatgaatactctattcacttcattacaagaataagggttactccatatatttatagatttaggttaactgGGACCTCAAGCCAAATCCCAAAACTATAAAGtcccaaaatagctaacactactaaaatatgcataagtcgaaatcatgtgtgaagcaacatgcttcgacacttcgacacactaaaACAACTCAACACcctaggtggttcgacacttccttgttcttGTCAAGtaacctgcttcgacacaaggaattacaattcaacacaccacctaactcattgtgtctaagttatccacattcatcatagctcttaatcttctgaacacttcgacctgcacttCCTTCGTCATGATGTTTGtaatctgattctcagttctgcagcgttccacattcatcttcccatcttCTATCTGCTCTCAgagataatggaacctcatctcgtTGTGCTTTCTTCAACCATGTATTATCGGATTCTTCTCCAAATTGATAactgacatgttgtcgatcttcatggtaattgctccatggCTCTCCgctgttatctcttcgaccagacTCACCATCCACATTGCTTGACATGTACAAAGAGAAtcaactatgtattctgcttcgcgCGATGATAATGCCATTACCGGTTCCTTTCTCGAACTTCAAGCAattggtgcaccacctagcataaacacatagtCCGCTGTGGATTTccgatcctcagcatcactatACCAACATGAGTCGGTGTATCCCGCTAATTTACATTCTTTTCCTTCATTAGCtacaggaaacaaaatgccatagtcgagagttcctttcagataccttagtatcctctttgtcgctgctagatgtgatacctttggcttttgcatgaacctactcaccatacctacattgtatgctaagtcaagccttgtatgacaaaggtatcgaagtgaatcaataagtcttctatattaGGTTGGGttgacatcatcttcatctgaataTTTCGAGAGTTGTAATCTGGGCTTAGTTGGAGTCGAtgttgggttgcaatcttgcatctcaaatatcttgagtatttcgcctgcataccttctttgatgcatcatcaaacctctaccacctttgaagtcttcgatcttCTTCTTGCAGCTACttgttatcaacaagtcatcgacatagagacagagtataagcaattcactctttcttcttcttacatatactccatgttcagatttgcacttcacaaattccttctcccttagaaagccatctatcttcttattccaagctcttggagcttgtttaatTCAGTACATGGatttatgcagcctgtacacctttTGTTCTTCACCTTatttcacaaacccagctggttgtggaacataaacttcttcttctaagggggCATTCAGGAATACACATTTCACGTCCATCTGAAacatcttccagttgttcatatttgctagaccaacaaccaacatgattgtttcgatcctagcaacaggtgcaaaaacctcatcgaagtcgattccttctttctgaagaaatcctttcgccacaagtctcgccttgtgtcgagtcacttctcctttgggattcaacttcaccttgtatacccacttcacattgatttcCTTCTTGTATTGGGGtaattcgacaagtgaccaagtgttgttgacttcgattgacttcagctctttGTTCATTGCTTCCATCCACTTTGAATttttcaatgcctcagctgcattgacaggttcgacatctgcgtagaaagcataattTACCATCTCACCTTCTTTATTAACCATATCATCTtatgtaatcacacattcttgcaaccttgcaggcatatgtcttgttctttgaggtctgcttgggtatgcttcacctctgacttcttcatgtcgaacttctcttttgacttcactagctggttcatcacaaaagattctcactAAATCTTTCTTtacattctcagtccaatcccaccCCTTAAGCTCATTTATGATCACATCCCTGCTaatcaccacttgcttattcattgggttgaacaacttgtatccttcagtcgaatgatatcctatcaagatcatctgactcgacttgtcgTCAAGGTTTCTTCTCAACTGATATGCaacatgtctatgtgttatagatccaaacaccctcagatgactcaagctaggcttgacactagaccaacattcttctggcgtgattccttctacCTTATTCGTCagacatctgttcaggatatataTCGCAGTCaacacagcttctccccataattctttgggtagatgcttgcctttcaacatacttctaaccatattcataatggttctacTCTTCCTTTAtgcgactccattctgctgtggagtgtagggtggcaccacctcatacacaatcccttctttcacacataatgcatcaaAGTCTTTCAACAtatattctccaccaccatcggtcctcaaaatcttgatctttcgatCGCTCTGTCTTTcaaccatagatttaaacttggcaaatacctcgatcacttcacttttcttcttgatcaggtaagaccatagttttcgactgaaatcatctatgagtgtaacaaagtatttgttacctccaatcgaatccacctggacaggaccacatacatcatagtatatgacttcaagaattgccttcgacctgcttcctgcatccttactgaaaTTGTTCTTATGATGCTTCTCCTACacgcattcttcacacactttgtttggaatgtcgatttctggtaatcctaAAACCAAATTTCTTCTCTTCAGATCtatgatgtctttgaaattgatatgaccaagtctataatgccatatccattcatctctgttggttgctgttgcaaggcacttatgctccatcacattaagcccaatcttgaaggttctattctgagacattgaagccttcaagatcaaccttccatttgagttgagaactctcatcatcttgtctttgatcgacactctgtagttcttttcgactaactgtcctatgctgagcaaattgaTCTTCATGCCTAGTATGTATAACATATTTGAAATTACAGACCTctttccatctttcctcataatcagaacatcaccaacaccttcaactGTTAGAGTGTTGTCATTAgaaaatttcaccatgttcttcattgagggttttatATTGACAAAtcaatctttccttccagacatgtgtgatgagcattttgagtccaagtaccactggtccttgaatctctctttatctcttgttgtaaccatcaacaacgtcttttcttcttcatgtttcgccagctttgcataagtttcttgattattctgcttttctggacaatcactaaaatagtgaccatacctttgacaattgtaacactgaatgtgacttttttctggtttttgaccaccacctcttcctctacctgcaacaccacccCTTTGGTTACCTTGGTTCTAGGGTTTTCTCTAATTCGACCAATTTCCTTCTTGTTtatttcgaccagtcgaattgttgtaacctcaTCTGCCTTTGTTGCAattccagcttcctttgcctttcctttcttttgttgattgtgactgcaaagccatatcactcttcgactttcctgtatctctttcagtcattctttgttcatgagattcaagtgtcccttgaagctcttcctttgtcagttttgacagatctttcgactcttctatggctactaccacatggtcgaactttggagccaacgacctcaagatctttccaataacaaatcttgatgtcaacacttctccatataccttgatttgattcaccagtttcgtaaccttggtgaagaaatcaattatgctttcattgtcttccatctgaagcaattcacacagccttttgtgagtttgtaacccCACCTCTTccaccttctccgcgcctccaaacgatttctccagaatttcccatgcttctttcgctgactctgcattactaaccttttcaaagttatctgcatcaacatattgatggattataaagagagctttataatatttcttcatcaattctttaatgtatcaagtgtgacttaatcatgagatcccattaaacataaggacactataagaccctaattttgtccctaagatccctcatggcatcataacattgcatttgcatagcctcaaggatcattgagcatcttggttccctttgcctttgggtgggatcccttgtgagttggtttgagatcaccaagcatgcttgaattgtatatcatttattttctcattttgtttaataaccaaaaagcccaaaaatatgtcactaacatcttttggttgtagcttgagcaatcacaagatcaaaagcttctaggaggtcattgatacaaagacatggtcaagaggaggagaaagtaagcatggtaatggttcccaaagctctcatccatcaaaaaggccccctagtatctcaattcatcatgtttgatcaatgcaagtcaaagggtttaaggtttgttccccagagaaaccctaattcatctatgcatcacaatgccttgctcatgaagcaacctcagcccatggtcaaatacaatcaagggaagttctttaattcatcatttcatgcatatttgaacttatttgattatcctcaatcatcaattcatcaagatatgagtcatgaacttgagaagttgatcagtcaattcatctgactattttgaaatgcattgagacctaactttttatgtgttggtcaaatggagatggttccaaaagcaaaaatgttcttaaggacaatatgaacaactttcatttttatcaaaaatttatttgaatcttggaagaccatcttccattccaatacattataggtcattttgactgaaaccctaattttgggtcaacttcccaagaacataactcactcattttttatgattttgaggtgatacgaaaagaattggaaagcttaatatgtctacttcaaatgttatgttggacaaaatttcaaaatctcaaagaaaatacatgtgataatgcaagacattataggtcctttttgaccaaatgcattaaaagtcaaaaaagtccaacttcaagtgcccataactctttcatcaaaaatacaaatgatgaaaaatttaag includes:
- the LOC127136610 gene encoding uncharacterized mitochondrial protein AtMg00300-like, which encodes MFKLSFSSNIVGTGSLMSPDNLYFLDTIAIYGESLNVETRGTKRKIDNKNSGALWHKRLDHISKNRVERLVFDGILDSINLTNFDVCVECVKGKHTKPKKFAAYRATYVLELIHTDIYGPFPTPSWNGQ